A DNA window from Sphingopyxis macrogoltabida contains the following coding sequences:
- a CDS encoding DUF1367 family protein yields the protein MKGNALFRRAGLALAPANRDARELLSGVKDGDAVLVEVWSPRNMAQHRKYFAILNNVVEATGRWTSTEHLRRDILISLHRYDEYVNEFTGEIVQIPHSMAVASMTREDFERLYSDTIRLLTEALGADPEMLSQEAA from the coding sequence ATGAAGGGCAACGCACTTTTCCGCCGCGCCGGATTGGCGCTCGCCCCCGCGAACCGCGACGCGCGAGAACTTCTGTCTGGCGTCAAGGACGGCGATGCGGTTCTCGTCGAAGTCTGGTCGCCGCGGAATATGGCCCAGCATCGGAAATATTTCGCGATCCTCAACAACGTCGTCGAAGCAACCGGCCGCTGGACATCGACCGAGCATCTGCGCCGCGACATCCTGATCAGCCTTCATCGGTACGACGAGTACGTCAACGAATTCACCGGCGAGATCGTCCAGATCCCGCATTCAATGGCCGTTGCCTCGATGACCCGAGAGGACTTCGAGCGGCTTTATTCCGACACGATCCGGCTTCTGACCGAGGCGCTCGGGGCTGACCCCGAGATGCTCTCGCAGGAAGCCGCCTGA
- a CDS encoding RNA-guided endonuclease InsQ/TnpB family protein: MSFLSFKFRVKSGERRLRKHAIACNQVWNFCVATQREAERRWRGGAKVHWPTAFDLIRLVTGGAAGLGIHSDTASQICRQFVNSRNLHRRCPRFRPSFGAKRALGWIAFIPRAVKVEGPSAIYLKQRYAFWKSRDIEGAIKSGSFVEDAQGRWYVVFQCEVPDDLPTNDGMVGIDLGLKTLATTSDGEKIENLRHYDRYAAKLAVAQRAGNKKRLRAIHAKIANARRHHLHEHSTRIARENKMIVVGDVNSARLKRTKMAKSVSDAGWSSFRHMLRYKAARRQAVYVEADERWTSQTCSACGVIPVSSPKGMGALGMRRWDCSDCGASHDRDVNAARNILRVGLEHQPPAGEIAVL, translated from the coding sequence GTGAGCTTTCTCAGTTTCAAGTTCCGCGTCAAGAGCGGCGAGCGCAGGCTCCGCAAGCACGCGATCGCGTGCAATCAGGTGTGGAACTTCTGCGTCGCCACCCAGCGCGAGGCCGAACGTCGGTGGCGTGGTGGGGCCAAAGTCCACTGGCCCACGGCCTTCGACCTGATCCGCCTTGTCACCGGCGGTGCCGCTGGACTCGGCATCCATTCTGACACTGCCAGCCAGATTTGCCGCCAGTTCGTCAATTCGCGCAACCTGCATCGGCGCTGCCCGCGTTTCCGCCCCAGCTTCGGAGCGAAGCGCGCCCTTGGATGGATCGCCTTCATTCCACGTGCCGTGAAGGTCGAAGGCCCCAGTGCGATCTATCTCAAGCAGCGCTACGCCTTCTGGAAGTCGCGCGACATCGAAGGCGCAATCAAGTCCGGTTCCTTCGTCGAGGACGCACAGGGGCGCTGGTATGTGGTGTTTCAGTGCGAGGTTCCAGACGACCTGCCCACTAACGACGGGATGGTGGGCATTGACCTTGGCCTCAAGACGCTGGCCACAACCAGCGATGGCGAGAAGATTGAAAATCTGCGTCACTACGACAGATACGCCGCAAAACTTGCTGTCGCTCAGCGCGCTGGCAACAAGAAGCGGCTGCGCGCGATCCATGCGAAGATCGCCAATGCGCGTCGTCACCACCTTCACGAGCATTCCACGCGGATTGCTCGGGAGAATAAAATGATCGTTGTCGGCGATGTGAACTCCGCTCGGCTTAAGCGAACGAAGATGGCGAAATCCGTCTCGGACGCTGGCTGGTCGTCGTTCCGGCACATGCTGCGATACAAGGCTGCCAGAAGGCAGGCGGTATATGTTGAAGCTGACGAACGATGGACTTCCCAAACGTGCTCGGCTTGCGGGGTGATACCCGTCAGCAGCCCGAAAGGTATGGGCGCGCTTGGAATGAGGCGCTGGGATTGCTCGGATTGTGGAGCGTCGCACGATCGCGACGTCAACGCGGCTCGAAACATCCTTCGTGTCGGGCTGGAACATCAGCCTCCCGCTGGGGAAATCGCCGTTCTGTAA
- a CDS encoding AI-2E family transporter yields the protein MTEKTKASPAPSSRSRAKAEPAPAFGPGRIAGAAVIVIAIVAVAWLTVTLTRFFMLVFAAIVLGAVFDAIASWLCRRTRIGRGIALALSVAGIIAIFAGAFMLFGSQLANEIDTIQRRIPQALAGLEAFLDRYGLGQRVRELAAVGSDDISRLLSEAGGYALAAGSGIADFVLVLVAAIFLASDPATYRRGLLLMMPAKAEDIAALALDDAGRGLKGWMVGQAVSSLVVAALTWAGLAALGVPAAGGLSLIAGLLDVIPMIGPIIAGVPAVLLAFTVSPATALWTLILFLAIQQLQGNFLQPMIQKQAVDVPPGVLLFAVVAAGILFGFLGVLLAAPLTVVVYVLVQRVYVKTLLGKDIKIAGKD from the coding sequence ATGACCGAAAAGACCAAGGCGTCGCCCGCCCCATCCTCCCGCTCGCGCGCCAAGGCCGAACCGGCGCCCGCCTTCGGGCCCGGCCGGATCGCAGGCGCGGCGGTGATCGTTATTGCGATTGTTGCGGTGGCATGGCTTACGGTGACGCTGACCCGCTTTTTCATGCTGGTCTTCGCCGCCATCGTCCTGGGCGCGGTGTTCGATGCGATCGCGAGCTGGCTGTGCCGCCGGACGCGGATCGGACGCGGCATTGCCCTCGCCCTTTCGGTCGCGGGGATCATCGCGATCTTCGCGGGCGCCTTCATGCTGTTCGGTTCGCAGCTCGCGAACGAGATCGACACCATCCAGCGCCGGATTCCGCAAGCGCTGGCGGGCCTCGAAGCCTTTCTCGACCGCTACGGGCTCGGCCAACGCGTGCGCGAACTTGCCGCAGTCGGCAGCGACGATATCTCGCGGCTGCTGTCCGAGGCGGGCGGTTATGCGCTGGCCGCGGGCAGCGGGATCGCCGATTTCGTGCTCGTCCTCGTCGCCGCGATCTTCCTCGCCAGCGACCCCGCCACCTACCGGCGCGGGCTGTTGCTGATGATGCCCGCTAAAGCCGAAGACATTGCCGCGCTCGCGCTCGACGATGCCGGGCGCGGCCTCAAGGGCTGGATGGTCGGTCAGGCGGTCTCCTCGCTCGTCGTCGCGGCGCTCACCTGGGCGGGGCTTGCTGCGCTCGGTGTCCCTGCGGCGGGCGGCCTCAGCCTGATCGCCGGGCTGCTCGACGTGATCCCGATGATCGGCCCGATCATCGCCGGCGTCCCCGCCGTGCTGCTCGCCTTCACCGTGTCGCCCGCGACCGCGCTGTGGACGCTGATCCTGTTCCTCGCGATCCAGCAATTGCAGGGCAATTTCCTGCAGCCGATGATCCAGAAGCAGGCGGTCGACGTGCCGCCCGGGGTGCTGCTGTTCGCGGTCGTCGCGGCAGGGATATTGTTCGGCTTCCTCGGCGTCCTGCTCGCCGCGCCGCTGACCGTCGTCGTCTATGTGCTTGTCCAGCGTGTCTATGTGAAAACCCTGCTCGGCAAGGACATCAAGATCGCCGGGAAAGACTGA
- the bet gene encoding phage recombination protein Bet yields MNTARSRALATQEDAIQNNIAQIEEAKMRPTAIQAMAQRLNLSPAKLQETLRATVFKGANDSEFAALIVVANEYKLNPLTKEIYAFAAKGGGIVPLVSIDGWVRIMNEHPQFDGIEFEDIVDEKGKLYAIESIIWRKDRSRPIKVTEYLDECKRNTDPWNKSPNRMLRHRALIQGARYAFGFSGIYADDEVEIQIIGDPVEARNVTPPTRAQMIDQDTGEIIDTVTADNPNAAEGRADADHGDQHDGSEEPHAAIVAELIERAAGAGTIIDLKAVEKDWQKHMEALPDGENARIDAAVSVRREHLEGK; encoded by the coding sequence ATGAATACCGCCCGCAGCCGCGCCCTCGCCACGCAAGAGGATGCCATCCAGAATAACATCGCCCAGATCGAAGAGGCGAAGATGCGCCCGACTGCTATTCAGGCGATGGCCCAGCGCCTCAACCTCTCGCCCGCGAAGCTGCAGGAAACGCTCCGCGCGACGGTCTTCAAGGGGGCGAATGATTCCGAGTTCGCGGCACTGATCGTCGTGGCGAACGAATATAAGCTGAACCCGCTCACCAAGGAGATTTACGCCTTCGCAGCGAAGGGCGGCGGCATTGTTCCGCTCGTGTCGATCGACGGATGGGTTCGCATCATGAACGAGCATCCGCAGTTCGACGGCATCGAGTTCGAGGATATCGTTGACGAAAAGGGCAAGCTCTACGCGATCGAAAGCATCATCTGGCGCAAGGATCGCAGCCGCCCGATCAAGGTCACCGAATATCTCGACGAGTGCAAGCGCAACACCGATCCGTGGAACAAGTCGCCGAACCGGATGCTGCGCCACCGCGCGCTGATCCAAGGCGCCCGCTATGCCTTCGGCTTCTCGGGCATCTACGCCGACGACGAGGTTGAAATCCAGATCATCGGCGATCCTGTCGAGGCCCGGAACGTCACGCCGCCGACGCGCGCGCAGATGATCGACCAAGACACCGGCGAAATCATCGATACCGTGACGGCTGACAATCCGAACGCCGCCGAGGGCCGCGCCGATGCCGACCACGGCGACCAGCATGACGGCAGCGAAGAACCGCACGCCGCAATCGTCGCCGAACTGATCGAACGCGCCGCCGGCGCCGGGACCATCATCGACCTGAAAGCGGTCGAAAAGGACTGGCAGAAGCATATGGAGGCCCTGCCCGACGGCGAGAACGCCCGCATCGACGCCGCCGTGAGCGTGCGCCGCGAGCATCTCGAGGGCAAATAA
- a CDS encoding helix-turn-helix transcriptional regulator: protein MATSDAAFRGGACPTPEYTIAYTGNYTTSADANGRFVVAAEACPLAAIAEWLEAFHDRFKDDWGRTAQQAASHAEILRSLLESSLTAEEVLAELRSSEASQRDIAHRLGITPSYLSDVLNGRRDISDGLAARLGFERITTFRRAALPSQQGAGEP, encoded by the coding sequence GTGGCCACCAGCGACGCCGCATTCCGGGGTGGGGCATGCCCCACCCCGGAATACACCATCGCCTACACCGGAAATTACACCACGAGCGCGGACGCTAACGGGCGATTTGTTGTTGCCGCCGAGGCTTGCCCGTTAGCAGCCATCGCTGAATGGCTCGAAGCCTTCCATGATCGGTTCAAAGACGACTGGGGGCGGACGGCTCAACAGGCGGCATCGCACGCCGAGATTCTCCGCTCGCTGCTCGAATCCTCGCTGACGGCGGAAGAGGTCTTGGCCGAATTGCGGTCTTCGGAGGCTTCGCAGCGGGACATCGCGCATAGGCTCGGGATCACGCCATCGTACCTATCTGACGTCCTGAACGGTCGGCGCGACATATCTGACGGGTTGGCAGCGCGCCTTGGGTTCGAACGGATCACCACATTTCGCCGCGCCGCCCTCCCTTCCCAGCAAGGAGCCGGTGAACCATGA
- a CDS encoding Lar family restriction alleviation protein: MTPTPKQALEPCPFCGGAPKFCPDDSYGHCGIGCRCEAEPFVQARKDEPEKAFAAWNQRHRQSSNAASVGELIAAATDVCGYGQASRRSVARLRQALASLSTPTAEPTGDAGEGE, from the coding sequence ATGACCCCCACCCCTAAGCAGGCGCTTGAGCCGTGTCCGTTTTGCGGCGGCGCGCCTAAATTCTGCCCCGACGACAGTTACGGCCATTGCGGCATCGGGTGCCGCTGTGAGGCTGAGCCGTTCGTTCAGGCCCGAAAAGATGAGCCCGAAAAAGCCTTCGCAGCATGGAACCAGCGCCACCGCCAGAGCAGTAATGCTGCCTCGGTGGGGGAATTGATCGCCGCCGCTACGGACGTATGCGGATATGGACAGGCCTCGCGCCGCAGCGTCGCGCGCCTACGCCAAGCCCTCGCCTCTCTATCTACCCCCACGGCTGAACCGACCGGCGATGCGGGAGAGGGAGAATGA
- a CDS encoding LexA family protein has product MSVDGSPQLATLASAPADRPATVSRGIGLTERQRETLRYIDAYQQASDGISPSFVEIRDRLRLNAKSGVHRLLSGLEERGHIRRSRTHFTRHRALEVVDPQPFPRPSLNGEPLLLVPVHGGNNG; this is encoded by the coding sequence GTGAGCGTCGACGGTTCCCCCCAGCTCGCCACCCTGGCGAGCGCCCCGGCTGATCGGCCCGCTACGGTCAGCCGGGGCATTGGGCTGACCGAGCGACAGCGCGAAACGCTCCGGTACATCGACGCCTATCAGCAGGCTTCGGATGGAATCTCGCCGTCGTTCGTCGAAATCCGCGACCGCCTTCGCCTCAACGCCAAGTCCGGCGTGCACCGCCTCCTGTCGGGGCTGGAAGAGCGCGGGCACATCCGCCGCAGCCGCACACATTTCACGCGCCATCGCGCCCTTGAGGTTGTCGACCCGCAGCCGTTTCCCCGGCCTTCGCTCAACGGCGAGCCCCTTCTTCTCGTACCTGTTCATGGAGGCAATAATGGCTGA
- a CDS encoding TraR/DksA C4-type zinc finger protein, translated as MRLRETTNEYGTPVVEYRCESCGETFTICPAPEPEQDDQWSGCLAPTCASYDETRDVDKWFDEGRVRAIPSEHGVRLVPFRVIDGAKS; from the coding sequence ATGAGACTGCGCGAAACCACCAACGAATATGGCACACCGGTCGTCGAGTACCGGTGCGAAAGCTGCGGTGAGACATTCACCATCTGCCCTGCGCCGGAGCCCGAGCAGGACGACCAGTGGAGCGGCTGCCTGGCTCCGACTTGCGCCAGTTACGACGAGACCCGCGATGTGGACAAATGGTTCGATGAAGGCCGTGTTCGGGCAATCCCCAGCGAGCATGGCGTCCGGCTGGTCCCGTTTCGCGTCATCGACGGAGCAAAATCATGA
- a CDS encoding IS256-like element ISSpma2 family transposase: MTEDRLLIEELAAKGGQPDFLRTIAENVLQLIMEADVDGLIGAGRHERSSERATWRNGYRDRSLDTRVGTLNLKIPKLRAGSYFPGFLEPRKMVEKALVAVIQEAWIGGVSTRRVDELVQAMGMTGISKSTVSKLCKDIDERVHAFLKRPLTGEWPYLWLDATYLKVREGGRIISVAAIIAMAVNTEGRREIVGLHIGPSEAEVFWSDFLKDLVRRGLTGVKLVISDAHEGLKGAITRVMGATWQRCRVHFMRNALSYVPKGQNTVVAAAIRQVFLQPDQKSATQVWRQVADQLRTRWPKLGACMDEAETDVLAYTGFPTQHRTKLHSTNPLERLNKEVKRRADVVGIFPNEDSIIRLVGAVLMEQNDEWQLQHRYMQIEGMAELNQPMIEEENQPLHITAKAA; encoded by the coding sequence ATGACCGAGGACAGATTACTGATCGAAGAGCTTGCTGCGAAGGGCGGCCAACCGGATTTTTTGCGCACCATCGCCGAGAACGTGCTGCAGCTGATCATGGAGGCCGACGTTGATGGCCTGATCGGCGCGGGTCGCCACGAACGCAGCAGCGAGCGCGCGACCTGGCGCAACGGCTATCGCGACCGTTCGCTGGATACCCGGGTAGGCACGCTGAACCTGAAAATCCCCAAGCTGCGTGCTGGGTCCTACTTTCCGGGCTTCCTTGAGCCCCGCAAGATGGTCGAGAAAGCGCTGGTTGCGGTGATCCAGGAAGCGTGGATCGGCGGGGTCAGCACCCGGCGGGTCGATGAACTCGTCCAGGCCATGGGCATGACCGGCATCTCCAAGTCCACCGTCTCCAAGCTTTGCAAGGACATTGACGAGCGCGTCCATGCCTTTCTGAAACGCCCGCTCACCGGCGAATGGCCGTATCTCTGGCTCGATGCCACCTATCTCAAGGTACGCGAAGGCGGGCGGATCATCAGCGTTGCCGCAATAATCGCCATGGCCGTCAACACCGAGGGCCGGCGCGAGATCGTCGGCCTGCATATCGGCCCCTCGGAAGCGGAGGTCTTCTGGTCCGACTTCCTGAAGGACCTTGTTCGGCGCGGTCTTACCGGCGTGAAGCTGGTCATCTCCGATGCTCACGAGGGCCTCAAGGGCGCGATCACCCGCGTCATGGGCGCCACCTGGCAGCGCTGCCGGGTGCACTTCATGCGCAATGCCCTGTCCTATGTGCCCAAGGGCCAGAACACTGTCGTCGCCGCCGCGATCCGCCAGGTCTTCCTGCAGCCCGATCAGAAAAGCGCAACGCAGGTCTGGCGACAGGTCGCCGACCAGTTGCGCACCCGTTGGCCCAAGCTCGGCGCCTGCATGGACGAGGCCGAAACCGACGTGCTCGCCTACACCGGCTTTCCCACCCAGCACCGCACGAAGTTACACTCAACCAATCCGCTCGAGCGGCTCAACAAGGAGGTCAAGCGCCGCGCCGACGTCGTCGGAATCTTCCCGAACGAAGACAGCATCATCCGCCTCGTCGGGGCTGTGCTGATGGAGCAGAACGACGAGTGGCAGCTCCAGCACCGATACATGCAGATCGAAGGCATGGCCGAACTCAACCAACCCATGATCGAGGAGGAAAATCAGCCCCTACACATCACCGCCAAAGCCGCCTGA
- a CDS encoding helix-turn-helix transcriptional regulator, translating to MNAITLNIDVGELASALADQLVQRGLVVPQQSAEMPDPDELWSAQQVREYLGISTSTFYQRRATPGFPNLVDRPGQPRWRAAEVRAWAAGR from the coding sequence ATGAACGCGATAACTCTCAACATCGACGTGGGCGAGCTGGCCAGCGCCCTTGCGGACCAGCTCGTTCAGCGCGGGCTTGTCGTGCCGCAGCAGTCGGCAGAGATGCCGGACCCCGACGAACTTTGGAGCGCGCAGCAGGTGCGGGAATATCTCGGCATAAGCACGAGCACATTCTATCAGCGCCGCGCGACCCCCGGCTTCCCAAATCTGGTTGATCGCCCGGGCCAGCCCCGATGGCGAGCGGCCGAGGTACGCGCATGGGCTGCCGGGAGGTGA
- a CDS encoding XRE family transcriptional regulator yields MYNELAHCATGVLHRHCSNILYRCGMESVAARLKAIRESARPALSVRKMAEELGYGDNHNKYNYYEKGFSKPTLPLHLARDFADVFEKYGIDRDEVMKLAELVEDDEAPRPILPATTDDDDVEIEQWDVAYGMGAGGYLDLPTTGERHKFSRSWLRQFTSAPPEKIFLADGTGDSMFPTILDADKVMIDTTQREVRMADRIWAAAFGQVGIIKRLRPSPDGSVKILSDNPSVPQEVAYDGELHVVGRVVAIVRKT; encoded by the coding sequence ATGTACAACGAACTTGCACACTGTGCAACAGGAGTTTTGCACAGACACTGTTCGAATATTTTGTACAGGTGCGGAATGGAATCAGTCGCCGCCCGATTAAAGGCCATTCGCGAAAGCGCCCGGCCCGCCCTCTCGGTTCGCAAAATGGCGGAAGAGCTTGGCTATGGGGACAACCACAACAAGTACAATTATTATGAGAAGGGCTTCTCCAAGCCGACGCTACCGCTGCACTTGGCGCGCGATTTTGCCGATGTTTTCGAAAAGTACGGGATCGATCGCGACGAAGTGATGAAGCTTGCTGAACTCGTCGAGGACGACGAAGCGCCCCGCCCTATCTTGCCGGCGACCACCGACGACGACGATGTAGAAATCGAGCAATGGGATGTTGCATATGGCATGGGCGCCGGCGGCTATCTCGACCTTCCGACGACCGGGGAACGACACAAGTTCTCCCGGTCGTGGCTCCGGCAATTTACGTCGGCTCCGCCCGAGAAGATATTCCTCGCCGATGGGACCGGTGATTCGATGTTCCCGACGATCCTCGACGCCGACAAGGTGATGATCGACACGACGCAGCGCGAGGTTCGCATGGCCGATCGCATATGGGCAGCCGCGTTCGGGCAGGTTGGAATCATAAAGCGACTTCGGCCTTCGCCGGACGGCAGCGTCAAAATCCTCTCCGACAATCCATCGGTGCCGCAGGAGGTGGCTTACGACGGCGAATTGCATGTCGTCGGCCGCGTCGTCGCGATTGTCCGGAAGACCTGA
- a CDS encoding carph-isopro domain-containing protein, whose protein sequence is MTHIASVLARFGNVREAATKIGRPPSVIQYWRTTGRIPATAMGQVLDAARRHEIAVDPAELIPGASDAPTHGAAA, encoded by the coding sequence ATGACCCACATAGCATCAGTGCTCGCCCGGTTCGGCAACGTCCGCGAAGCCGCAACCAAGATCGGCCGCCCTCCGTCGGTCATCCAGTATTGGCGGACGACAGGGCGAATTCCGGCCACCGCCATGGGACAGGTTCTCGACGCCGCGCGACGACACGAGATTGCCGTTGACCCGGCTGAGCTTATCCCCGGCGCGTCCGATGCGCCGACCCACGGCGCCGCGGCATGA
- a CDS encoding HIRAN domain-containing protein, with amino-acid sequence MSLAVVGIAHDNKKGPPRQFEIAMCTPGEPVKLVHEPRNPADPNAVAVFSARDIQIGYLRAERAPMIGAAMRRGIVTAIFQQPEAWGATIRANLEGDEPTLPAIAEKAASPSHSRGGEDQDWWPDEIWEDE; translated from the coding sequence TTGTCGCTCGCGGTCGTCGGCATCGCGCACGACAACAAGAAGGGCCCGCCGCGGCAATTCGAGATCGCGATGTGCACACCTGGCGAACCGGTGAAGCTGGTCCACGAACCCCGAAATCCGGCCGACCCGAACGCGGTCGCGGTCTTTTCGGCTCGGGATATCCAGATCGGCTACCTGCGGGCGGAGCGGGCGCCAATGATCGGCGCGGCCATGCGCCGCGGTATCGTGACCGCTATATTCCAGCAGCCGGAAGCGTGGGGCGCGACCATCCGAGCCAATTTGGAAGGTGACGAGCCCACCCTTCCCGCAATCGCGGAGAAGGCGGCAAGTCCGTCGCACAGCCGCGGCGGAGAAGATCAGGACTGGTGGCCGGACGAAATTTGGGAGGATGAATGA
- a CDS encoding tyrosine-type recombinase/integrase: MASIRQRGKKWHVEVYRLGIRKGKSFDTKRAAAAWAAVTEADITARHERGEYDTTGPGLRTVRDMMDRYLAEVTPSKRGVRNETARLRAFMRDPIANVSLASIAAPDIAAWRDRRLESVSSASVARDMNLMVSIFSRAVKEWHWLTANPCSGVQRPKDSPPRERRISDAEIAAICHACGFDRASDHLAVTKPQRVAVAFLFAIETAMRAGEICGLTGRDVSGSVARLDMTKNGYGRDVPLSSRALALLARLPATDGPLFDITAGTLDALFRKYRDKAMVTGLHFHDTRHEAISRLALKIDVLDLARMTGHRDIRMLMRYYHRSASDVAGQL, encoded by the coding sequence GTGGCCAGCATCCGGCAGCGCGGCAAAAAGTGGCATGTCGAGGTGTATAGGCTTGGGATTCGCAAGGGCAAGTCCTTCGACACAAAGCGCGCGGCGGCGGCGTGGGCAGCCGTCACAGAGGCCGATATTACGGCACGGCACGAGCGCGGGGAGTATGACACGACCGGCCCCGGTCTTCGCACGGTTCGCGATATGATGGATCGATACCTTGCCGAGGTGACGCCGTCCAAGCGCGGGGTGCGCAACGAGACAGCGCGGCTGCGGGCGTTCATGCGCGACCCTATCGCCAACGTCTCCCTCGCGAGCATCGCAGCCCCCGACATTGCCGCATGGCGCGACCGGCGCTTGGAGTCCGTCAGTTCGGCGTCGGTCGCCCGCGATATGAATTTGATGGTGAGTATTTTTAGCCGCGCCGTGAAGGAATGGCACTGGCTGACCGCTAACCCCTGTTCCGGCGTCCAGCGGCCGAAAGATTCGCCGCCGCGCGAAAGGCGAATAAGCGACGCCGAGATTGCCGCCATCTGCCATGCTTGTGGTTTCGATCGGGCTAGCGATCATCTGGCGGTGACCAAGCCGCAAAGGGTGGCCGTGGCGTTTCTGTTCGCTATCGAGACGGCGATGCGCGCGGGCGAGATATGCGGACTGACCGGTCGGGACGTGTCCGGCAGTGTCGCGCGGCTCGACATGACGAAGAACGGTTACGGGAGAGACGTGCCGCTGTCGTCGCGCGCGCTTGCCTTGCTCGCTCGCCTTCCTGCCACTGACGGCCCGCTTTTCGACATCACCGCCGGCACTCTCGATGCCCTGTTTCGCAAATACCGGGACAAGGCCATGGTGACGGGGCTGCATTTCCACGACACGCGGCATGAAGCCATTTCGCGGCTGGCGCTCAAGATCGACGTTCTTGATCTCGCCCGCATGACTGGCCATCGGGATATTCGCATGTTGATGCGCTATTATCATCGGTCCGCTTCCGACGTGGCGGGGCAGTTGTAA
- a CDS encoding DUF2846 domain-containing protein, whose translation MRYILAASLALASVTAAAQEQPGKIIFYRPGAMVGLAVACPIRYEGKEIVELGRNKYAEWEVPPGRYIFMNKTAGLEVTVAPGETRYVRCAIKMGFMTGRADLQISDRASFEAKAGEFERKEVSPVVAGSKP comes from the coding sequence ATGCGATACATTCTAGCCGCTAGCCTCGCGCTGGCATCAGTCACCGCGGCCGCTCAAGAGCAGCCCGGCAAGATCATCTTCTACCGGCCCGGTGCGATGGTCGGCTTAGCTGTCGCCTGCCCGATCCGATATGAGGGCAAGGAGATCGTCGAGCTGGGCCGCAACAAATATGCGGAATGGGAAGTGCCGCCGGGCCGCTACATCTTCATGAACAAGACCGCGGGCCTCGAGGTGACGGTGGCGCCCGGCGAGACGCGCTATGTCCGCTGCGCGATCAAGATGGGCTTCATGACCGGCCGTGCGGATCTTCAGATTTCCGATCGAGCCAGCTTCGAGGCCAAGGCCGGCGAGTTCGAGCGGAAGGAGGTTAGTCCGGTGGTGGCGGGGAGTAAGCCGTAG